Proteins from one Panicum virgatum strain AP13 chromosome 7K, P.virgatum_v5, whole genome shotgun sequence genomic window:
- the LOC120641630 gene encoding uncharacterized protein LOC120641630 isoform X2, translating to MGAPSDFIRIFSTIQSRVGGRICGIEARREEGMAERRNYQAKGSSLSSRIHQRFLDPNRGLEKASAGLKRRRRDEGGSAEIRPRSWASGRAISKSGEGSVGPDGGEMKAAYWIRLVFGGLKVHPMTIGSSFSCSSTSFLVHEQLCSTCCSFNLFIRQYNSRGN from the exons ATGGGCGCTCCTTCAGATTTCATCAGAATTTTTTCCACG ATCCAGTCGCGAGTTGGAGGAAGGATCTGCGGGATTGAAgcaaggagggaggaggggatggCGGAGCGCAGAAATTACCAGGCCAAG GGTTCCTCTCTCTCATCTCGCATCCACCAGCGATTCCTGGATCCCAATCGAGGGTTGGAGAAAGCATCTGCAGGATTGAAGCGGAGGAGAAGGGATGAGGGTGGAAGCGCAGAAATCAGGCCAAG GTCATGGGCATCAGGGCGTGCGATTTCGAAATCCGGTGAGGGATCCGTTGGTCCCGATGGAGGGGAAATGAAAGCTGCATACTGGATCCG CTTGGTGTTTGGTGGCCTAAAAGTTCATCCGATGACAATTGGCAGCAGTTTTAGTTGCAGCTCAACCTCGTTTTTGGTTCATGAGCAGCTTTGTAGCACTTGTTGTAGCTTTAATCTTTTTATTCGTCAGTATAACAGTAGAGGCAATTAG
- the LOC120641630 gene encoding uncharacterized protein LOC120641630 isoform X1 — translation MGAPSDFIRIFSTIQSRVGGRICGIEARREEGMAERRNYQAKGSSLSSRIHQRFLDPNRGLEKASAGLKRRRRDEGGSAEIRPRRSWASGRAISKSGEGSVGPDGGEMKAAYWIRLVFGGLKVHPMTIGSSFSCSSTSFLVHEQLCSTCCSFNLFIRQYNSRGN, via the exons ATGGGCGCTCCTTCAGATTTCATCAGAATTTTTTCCACG ATCCAGTCGCGAGTTGGAGGAAGGATCTGCGGGATTGAAgcaaggagggaggaggggatggCGGAGCGCAGAAATTACCAGGCCAAG GGTTCCTCTCTCTCATCTCGCATCCACCAGCGATTCCTGGATCCCAATCGAGGGTTGGAGAAAGCATCTGCAGGATTGAAGCGGAGGAGAAGGGATGAGGGTGGAAGCGCAGAAATCAGGCCAA GGAGGTCATGGGCATCAGGGCGTGCGATTTCGAAATCCGGTGAGGGATCCGTTGGTCCCGATGGAGGGGAAATGAAAGCTGCATACTGGATCCG CTTGGTGTTTGGTGGCCTAAAAGTTCATCCGATGACAATTGGCAGCAGTTTTAGTTGCAGCTCAACCTCGTTTTTGGTTCATGAGCAGCTTTGTAGCACTTGTTGTAGCTTTAATCTTTTTATTCGTCAGTATAACAGTAGAGGCAATTAG
- the LOC120641630 gene encoding uncharacterized protein LOC120641630 isoform X3 has translation MGAPSDFIRIFSTIQSRVGGRICGIEARREEGMAERRNYQAKGSSLSSRIHQRFLDPNRGLEKASAGLKRRRRDEGGSAEIRPRRSWASGRAISKSGEGSVGPDGGEMKAAYWIR, from the exons ATGGGCGCTCCTTCAGATTTCATCAGAATTTTTTCCACG ATCCAGTCGCGAGTTGGAGGAAGGATCTGCGGGATTGAAgcaaggagggaggaggggatggCGGAGCGCAGAAATTACCAGGCCAAG GGTTCCTCTCTCTCATCTCGCATCCACCAGCGATTCCTGGATCCCAATCGAGGGTTGGAGAAAGCATCTGCAGGATTGAAGCGGAGGAGAAGGGATGAGGGTGGAAGCGCAGAAATCAGGCCAA GGAGGTCATGGGCATCAGGGCGTGCGATTTCGAAATCCGGTGAGGGATCCGTTGGTCCCGATGGAGGGGAAATGAAAGCTGCATACTGGATCCGGTGA
- the LOC120641630 gene encoding uncharacterized protein LOC120641630 isoform X4, translated as MGAPSDFIRIFSTIQSRVGGRICGIEARREEGMAERRNYQAKGSSLSSRIHQRFLDPNRGLEKASAGLKRRRRDEGGSAEIRPRSWASGRAISKSGEGSVGPDGGEMKAAYWIR; from the exons ATGGGCGCTCCTTCAGATTTCATCAGAATTTTTTCCACG ATCCAGTCGCGAGTTGGAGGAAGGATCTGCGGGATTGAAgcaaggagggaggaggggatggCGGAGCGCAGAAATTACCAGGCCAAG GGTTCCTCTCTCTCATCTCGCATCCACCAGCGATTCCTGGATCCCAATCGAGGGTTGGAGAAAGCATCTGCAGGATTGAAGCGGAGGAGAAGGGATGAGGGTGGAAGCGCAGAAATCAGGCCAAG GTCATGGGCATCAGGGCGTGCGATTTCGAAATCCGGTGAGGGATCCGTTGGTCCCGATGGAGGGGAAATGAAAGCTGCATACTGGATCCGGTGA
- the LOC120641632 gene encoding myb-related protein Zm1-like, whose product MGKGRAPCCAKVGLNKGSWTPEEDMRLIAYIQKYGHANWRALPKQAGLLRCGKSCRLRWINYLRPDLKRGNFTAEEEEAIIKLHGMLGNKWSKIAACLPGRTDNEIKNVWNTHLKKRVSPAGEERGAGAKKKKKAAGAGEPAAPSPSPSSSTTTATTNCSSGDSGEHQSDASKVPDELGLEELEMIPMLDDPAFDFDMLVDAVPEPYCPAGSVSVPASPCASSTSPPAPARPGVDELLDLPEIDIDHELWSIIDGDGGGACTVAAAGTPAPCQSNAAEPNAASTTSHGAEWWLEDLEKELGLWAPIEDYQYPVGPEGPIAHPDPLPAMVDDPVSCYFQAGPAPAVLQDPAYSAVATSSIQTGF is encoded by the exons ATGGGCAAGGGCCGGGCACCGTGCTGCGCCAAGGTGGGCCTCAACAAGGGCTCCTGGACGCCGGAGGAGGACATGCGACTCATCGCCTACATTCAGAAGTACGGCCACGCCAACTGGCGCGCCCTGCCCAAGCAAGCAG GTCTGCTGCGGTGCGGGAAGAGCTGCCGGCTCCGGTGGATCAACTACCTCCGGCCGGACCTCAAGCGCGGTAACTTCacagccgaggaggaggaggcaatcATCAAGCTCCACGGCATGCTCGGCAACAA GTGGTCCAAGATCGCGGCGTGCCTGCCGGGCCGGACAGACAACGAGATCAAGAACGTCTGGAACACGCACCTGAAGAAGCGGGTGTCGCCGGCCGGGGAggagcgcggcgccggcgccaagaagaagaagaaggccgctGGCGCCGGGGAGCCGGCGGCCCCGTCACCGTCGCCGTCCTCGTCCACCACGACGGCGACGACCAACTGCTCCAGCGGCGACTCCGGCGAGCACCAGAGCGACGCGAGCAAGGTGCCCGACGAGCTGGGTCTGGAGGAGCTCGAGATGATCCCCATGCTCGACGACCCCGCGTTCGACTTCGACATGCTTGTTGACGCCGTGCCGGAGCCGTACTGCCCGGCCGGGTCCGTGTCCGTGCCCGCGTCGCCCTGCGCCTCGTCCAcgtccccgccggcgcccgcccgGCCCGGCGTGGACGAGCTCCTCGACCTGCCGGAGATCGACATCGACCACGAGCTGTGGAGCATcatcgacggcgacggcggcggcgcctgcaccgtcgccgccgcggggacgCCAGCGCCGTGCCAGAGCAATGCAGCAGAGCCGAACGCCGCCAGCACGACCAGCCACGGGGCGGAGTGGTGGTTGGAGGAcctggagaaggagctgggcCTGTGGGCCCCCATTGAGGACTACCAGTACCCGGTGGGCCCAGAGGGTCCGATCGCCCACCCGGACCCACTTCCTGCCATGGTGGACGACCCGGTGTCGTGCTACTTCCAAGCGGGCCCCGCCCCGGCCGTGCTCCAGGACCCCGCATACTCTGCTGTTGCTACAAGTAGTATCCAGACGGGTTTCTGA